ACTCTTTTCTTCTGCGTCTAGGGCAAGATAGATGTCTATTTACGATgattaagacactggacacttttggcaattgtcaaagaccagtcttctcacttggtgtatctatcAACTTACGCATAAAccaacaaacctgcgaaaatttgagctcaattggtcatcaaagttgcaagataataatgaaagaaaaaacacccttgtcacacgaagttgtgtgctttcagatgcttgatttcgagacctcaacatccAATTCTTATTCCTCGAAAAGTACCTTACTTcacagagggagccaattctcacgatgttttataccatcaacagctctccattactcgttaccaagtaaggttttatgcttataattattttgagtaattaccaaaagtgtccatgcctttatgTGGACCGTTGTTAAACAGTAATACCTTTCATTCCAGGAAATGCgaatgataaaaataaatacacatgtGAATAAGTAAATGCAAGCTTTGGATGCAcgtactttttatttaaaaaataaatataaaattaaaataattgacaaTTATTTAAGTAAAGAGCATCTGTCAGAAAGACACTCATGGTGCGTAGAAAAAAGAACTCCGATAATGACGATGGTATATTTATAATAAGAATGAACAAGTGGGTTTTCAGTTATTAGGTTTGTTGAAGTATCTGAAGTGAAGGAAGAGAGCTTTTTAAGCAGATGCAGCTTTCTTGACCCAAGAGCTGGAGCACGACTTGGTTAAAAGTTAGGGTTAATAGATTGGTTTCGATAAAGAATGCTTCTCTATAGGcattattaaaaagaaagatagggatacaataaaaattacacgtgaaagtttcagctgagtAGGCCCtatagtgtctacttgctgagaaaacagcaaaactttGTCGAGGTATTTTCACATAAACATCAAACtcgtttagcgaggtgacagagGGTACCGACTACACCTCTGGTTGCAGGTTTTATGAATGGATCTGAGAAATTAATCATGCGTGAATCGATTCTCAAGTTCTATTGTTTTGGGGAGGAAAAATATCTGAACCAGACTTTGACGGGGAAACCtccatcaacagctgcagttctCCTTGCATGCACCAGGTaagttttatggtcattaatttggAAAGTATGAAATTGTTGGTGCTATCCCATCCAGTGACGCTGTATCTGTTGATTTGTAGTAAtttgaaattgtattttatttcaaaatatgatAACTATTTCCTATTGTGTTATAACAGAGAAGCGTGTTGGGGAAATAGTTCATTTGAGAAAATGAGGCCTTTTTTTACGATGCTGGTCAGTAGTGAACAGGTTTTTGAGATAAAGGATATTTTTACCAATCtatatgaccctacctttaagacTAAATAGGTATTTAAAATCCGTCATAAAGAAAGCACTATTTGCTTGAGATATCACAAAATGTCATGACAACGGAAACATGAAGTTTGTAAGGAGGCAACATACAGTCCATAGTTGTTCGGCCATATTGGTCGGAACAACATCATTAAACACATGATAATCCTTTATCCTTTGAAAACCTTGTTCCACATGAGTTATAAGACGAAGTCTTCTCTCCGCCTCTTCTACTTCTTCAGACGAGAGACTTGATGTGCTGTTATTCACACCAGCTGGAACATGAACAAGCGTGGCTCCTACATCTGCAAGATCACCTTCAATatggaagtctttcaccaccaTCACTTGGTCACCACAGTCTAGCAGTTGAATGATCTGCGACTTGACGGTCATGTCTCTGTTTGTTACAGGGGCTGGGAATAAAGGACTGACAAAGGACACTCCACCGGCTGGCGTCATCCCTATCAGACCTTTGTATGTCGTTTGTGTTGTTAATGACTGACATTGTGGATCACAAGGGTCCGTTGCCACACTCTCTGTCTTTATCTCCACACAGTCCAATATGACTCTAGCTCTACTATAAACAGCACTGAAACACTCTGGTGCACTTTCTAAAATCTTAGATCGTGACTGCCATATCGGTAGGGAGCTTAAAAAAGTACACAGGTAATTAGCCCAGATGTGAATGATACGACTGACCGAGAAAACACTCAAACCAGCACGGATAGCTAAATCCGTGTTGTGTGAACCCTGCTTCACTTTCACCAAAAACAGGAAAAATTGGTCAATGAGAGGAATTCTTTCTTCACAAAATTCCTCACAACTGATTGTCTCGCACTCTTTATTGAATCGTAGCTGAAGTAACCGCGTCGAAATGTCTGCCGTCGGCTGGAGGGCTTCAAAGGTGTTGCATAACAACTCATAGCTATCAAATCCTGTGTAGAACAAGATCAGATCTGGGTTTGAAGAGAATCTCTCCAGACAAAACCGCTGGTACTGCAGACCCATTATTTTGGCCTCGAGTTCATCAGCATATTTCTCTGCTGCTTCTAAGCGTTCCTCGATTGTTAGAGACGCATAATCTTTCATTGCATAGTCATGGTCCTGATAAAGCTTTTCCAGCGGGATGTTTTCTTCGTCTGCGTCTGAGGGTACATACATATAGGAAGGTGTGGTCTCCATCTCAGTACCAGCATTTactctgtaaacaaaataaacacaaacaattctTTTTAGAAAATACTCTGTGTACACAGGCACCGGACACTGTTATAATGTTACAAATAACCTTGTGGTCCCgttgcgtttgtgcaagcagcatcaccagtgtgccctctagtttttatatataactctatggtttgaacttgaacaaagaaacattgactggaatgggacttgaaccaacaacctctgcATTTTTAAGTATCGGTGCTCTTCCAGCTAAGCTACTGgcggtctctctattttgtcaatatctttcttCAGAAGTCATACAACCGTTAGTTGCTGTGTATCCAGGGATcgcacccaagtttacaatacaaccgtGGAAGCGGTAGCTAGGGATCACCTTAATATGATTATGAAGGcacctttttttattgtttgaattaAAGAccctggtcactattggtaattgttaaagaccagtcttcttacttgatatatctcaacatatatgcataaaataacaaaccggtgaaaatttgagctcacttggtcgtcgaagttgcgagataataatgaaagaaaaaacacccttgtcacacgaagttgtgttcgttttgatggttgatttcgagacctcaagttctaaacctgaggtctcgaaatcaaattcgtggaaaattacttctttctcgagtcgtttctcacaatgttttataccatcaacctctccccattacttgaccccaagtaaggtttcatgctaaataattattttgagtaattaccaatagtgtctactgcctttaaacaaaaacaacttactCTGACTTTAAGAGAAGTGGAGGTTCCTCGCCCTTGGACCAATCAAAGACTTGTGGAATGGCACCATGTCTTACAAACCGTTTACGTCTTGTAATTGACCGGTGcaaatcattttcttcaaaatgttttctgCATACAACTGTATTTTTGTCATGAATCTGAtgagcaaagaaaaagaaattgattACATATAACAGATGCAACTTTctcccgcaaaaaaaaaaaagttttcccTTTAGTGAAATTAcacgtaaaggcactggacacctttggtaattgtcaaagaccagtcttctaacttgccgatcacaacatatgcacaaattaacaaacctgtgaaaatttgaactcaatcggtcatcaaagttgctagataatattACCGGtagctctcctttgcttgttaccaagtaagtttttatgctaacacttacAATGTATTTTGAGaactaccaatggtgtccagtgtttttaagacCTCTTTCCCTTGCTCTAAGTCTAAAGTGGGTGTCCTTCAAGAActctctatttaaaaaaaaaagagagaaaacacttaacttttgtacaattttttttcagctgatcagctgaaaagttgcatgcctgatataaAAATCAACTGAAATAAAATCATGGAATTTAATAAAAACACTAAGAAACAATAAAGTTTTCAAAACAGTTGGTAACTATATTTTGTTTCCGTACTAGAAACACCTcacaagatgttttaaaaacatggtgAATGTATGTTTATGTCATTGTAACTATTTTTTCAGTTAAGATTTTATTAAGGTTTTCTTAGTGTGGGCGTggcgatataaaataataactaCCAGTCACTACAGTTGCATGGCTATACAAAGGATCGAAGAAGGTGCTTTGCAGGCCACAATAATATCgacaattattcataaataaaacCTGGTAATAATGGtttaaatacaatacaatacaatctgACAACATGCTTCGAATGACTCTGACCATGCTCCGACTGAGCTGAGTCAGtgttactcctagaactatttcggtttcgtccggaaaacgaaatagttctaggagtaagtcAGTGTGCGTGTACCTCAGTGGGAATGAAAACTTTAGAGATTGGGTGGGTGTACACGCACAGCGATAATGACATTATTTGTCCTTTGAACTTGATACTTGATCATTGATGGATTAATCCCTGGATCCTAATCCCTTTCTAATTCTGCCTCCATgggctacttctagaaactatattataaaataaaaggctcccctgtgagccttataaaGTTTCTAGAGGTATCCATGACCATGGGCTACCTGAATCCGGCCTttgccacacaagtggggctagtaCAACAACTGCATTAAATTTCAAACTGATTAACTCAGCTGTTGTTGTTAAAACAATACATTATAAGCTTGATTCATTCAAGgactatttgttttcttcttcttggaaTTGGATATCACGTGCAAAACCATACCTTGAACGACGGAGGAAGGAAATTGAACTGTTTTCCCGCCTTCCCGTGTATTGCTGCTATCTAATCATTTCGAAGTTTCTCTTCCTTAGGAAATGTGTGAAAAGAAACCTTATGGTTTTTATGAATTGTCATTTTACGACCATCTGACGAACAGTGGGGAACACAGCAATGCCTGGACGCCATATTgacccattttttgtttacctacCAGTACCAaacacatgagggcgctatttagaAAACGCAGCTGAGACGACGTGTGCGGGGTgcggcgggggggggggggggggggggggtggtttgAAAGTTTCAATCAGTGATGAGTGGAGTGCCCACGAGCGGGTTGCACCAGTGAGAGGGTTTTACCTTGGTGTGCTCAAAACAAagtgttgtaaaaaaaactttgcaagAATGTGTTAAGCAAAGGTTTTTACAGAAGAACTAGGCATAGTAGAgcctttttgttttactttatttggTAATAACGCAATAGGCCTTCACGAAGGCCAAAAGGGTAGCCAACCAATTACTTTTGTTTGTCAAATAATTTAGTATACGCCTATTTTTAAGCGCTAATTCGAATCGAACCACCATAAAGTCACAATTGCAAAttattatgcagcagcgtctgGGCGGACACGACTGcattatgcaaaaccgtccggcggacattattgtatATGCAATCCTATCCtccggacagtattgcatagaggacataaatgcatgcgacaccggcctaTCGTTAtgagccatgtcacacgaggttcAGAGTccaccagttccaggcaatctcaaagaatTCATGCACTGCTGGCGctgttggttgcctccaagatGCCTGCAAAAGTTAAATCGTGTGGCAAGGCACAAATTGTCATTATAGCAATCAATGGCTTTTGTGTTGGGGGGATCACAGTTGAATTTATTTAGGTGCCACATCGCAGGGGATGTTGTCCCTTTTTCTGCCCCAAATTATGGCGGGTTTTTCAGAATTGTGGGATTCGATCCACAGCTCAAGCAAAGTAAGCAAAGCCTTTTGTCAAGGACTTTGTGGCTTGGACAGTTGTAGATCTgcgatcccaagcgactggaagggGAGACCAAGCGCGCGAGTCGTTGCGACGCGTCGCCTCTCGGTCCGTGGTCTCCCCTCCAGTCGCTTGATGCGTGTTCTCCCCAACAGTCGATTGTGATAGAGCTCTAGGGGGGAGTCTGTTCAAACACAGAGGCATTGACAAAAGGCTAggtcagaccatggaggaagcctCCATTCACACCTGTGCTAACATTACTTAAGTTTTATAACAATCACTTCTTAAATTCAATATAGAAATTTGCTAAGGAAGAATAAACCAATCATAGAACGTTTTTAGAATTTCTTATAAAATAGCTTCATTTTATTGTGTACTagcttttgaaataattattgattTATAATTCACATTGTTGTTTTTACATCTACAGTGGATAATGCTATTTGGAAAATAAATATGTCTTTTTTAATCTGAAATGGTTCAGttcatatttttgttcattatttgctaccaatgtttttgttagtttgctgaaatgtaaaatttgataaataaaccCAATTATTATTGACCTCAATGTTAATTATTAATACAAAAGTAAAGTAATATTCCAAATGAGTTAGCAGTAAATCTCTTCCtgtttattaaacaaacaataatttttagcTGAAATACATACATAAATATTACTTCATTAGACTCTTTATAAATACTggtataaatatttatttgtttaaatgatagagataacaatttttacataaaatttacttcaagtatgatcacaaaattcaTACTTTCATCCACAAATGAAAAGTTATGTAGATTCATGACCGAAAAATACTGACAGGGTGAAGGTTTACATATGCCATCCTCACAGTGCCTTTATGTAAAACaaacagtccatacggatgatTGTTTCCCTTCTAACgagttgtttaaaggcactggacactattggtaattgtcaaaacaaaaacaagttttcccacttggtgtatctcaacattatgcacaaaataacaaacctgtgaaaatttgaacttggtcgtcgaagttgcgagataataatggaagaaaaaacacccttgtgttttcagacgcttgatgcttgatttccagacctaaaaatctaattctgaggtgtggaaaacaaattcatagaaaattactttctcgaaaactacgttagtaagttgcatgcctgaagaACGTTGCTGAATGTTCACTTTGATTACAGCTTGAGCAGAGAAAATACTGAATACAAAACATATGAATTAATAATTTTCCCCCTCGAAAGATTTTTTAGAA
The nucleotide sequence above comes from Asterias rubens chromosome 12, eAstRub1.3, whole genome shotgun sequence. Encoded proteins:
- the LOC117297588 gene encoding uncharacterized protein LOC117297588; the encoded protein is METTPSYMYVPSDADEENIPLEKLYQDHDYAMKDYASLTIEERLEAAEKYADELEAKIMGLQYQRFCLERFSSNPDLILFYTGFDSYELLCNTFEALQPTADISTRLLQLRFNKECETISCEEFCEERIPLIDQFFLFLVKVKQGSHNTDLAIRAGLSVFSVSRIIHIWANYLCTFLSSLPIWQSRSKILESAPECFSAVYSRARVILDCVEIKTESVATDPCDPQCQSLTTQTTYKGLIGMTPAGGVSFVSPLFPAPVTNRDMTVKSQIIQLLDCGDQVMVVKDFHIEGDLADVGATLVHVPAGVNNSTSSLSSEEVEEAERRLRLITHVEQGFQRIKDYHVFNDVVPTNMAEQLWTVCCLLTNFMFPLS